One region of Kazachstania africana CBS 2517 chromosome 3, complete genome genomic DNA includes:
- the IGD1 gene encoding Igd1p (similar to Saccharomyces cerevisiae YFR017C and YOL024W; ancestral locus Anc_1.363), translating to MSYRNNSGDSKRQPTASDEGIASTDFINLTEPPRPKETPTISEYDNRVPVSTDTQKHQPFNFQRRRSTNYIDALNSKQKRTNSNAEKYNNDIATKPSHLRRKSSMSLQDTRHDIQNKETNLKFHQNHKNADMGDYLQHYSFRNPSGDTDLPRTMQLSEDDDGRNILGNNDQRPIFHERRPSFQYEDYKKDIYNRMNIFDTK from the coding sequence ATGTCGTACAGGAATAACAGTGGTGATAGCAAACGTCAACCAACAGCTTCTGATGAAGGCATAGCCTCGACtgattttataaatttgacaGAACCTCCAAGACCAAAGGAAACTCCCACAATTTCAGAGTACGATAATCGAGTACCAGTATCTACTGATACTCAAAAGCATCAACCCTTCAATTTCCAGAGACGTCGTTCAACAAACTATATAGATGCATTAAATTCAAAGCAAAAAAGGACTAATTCTAATGCagaaaaatacaataatGATATTGCCACTAAACCAAGTCATCTAAGAAGAAAGTCGAGTATGAGCTTGCAAGATACAAGGCACGATATCCAAAATAAGGAAACTAacttaaaatttcatcaaaatcataaAAATGCTGATATGGGTGATTATTTACAACACTACAGTTTTAGAAATCCGAGTGGTGATACTGATCTTCCAAGAACTATGCAATTATCggaagatgatgatggcAGAAACATTTTAGGAAACAATGATCAAAGACCAATATTTCATGAAAGGAGACcaagttttcaatatgaagattataaaaaagatatttatAACCGTATGAACATCTTTGATACAAAATAA
- the KAFR0C04430 gene encoding uncharacterized protein (similar to Saccharomyces cerevisiae YFR018C; ancestral locus Anc_1.361), with protein MGIMNIQLYLYFALLVVFQRATCYDDRDLRLSYYNATLSNQLSLTNASNPYNLLLPFNTTRVVGSEESRSIQNFIIEHFGNLTNNWELERDSFTENGYNFTNLIFTLNENHNDRYVVYAAHYDTIMKLTGFTGAADSAASCAILLYLAQFIDFIYEEDLTNLEHQLFDKGYGIKIIFFDGEEAFEEWTDDDSIYGARHLASKWESDSISQIELLVLLDLIGSEQNLTMKSYFKETHREYELLSKIEDEYLDEKVYRSLTSYRNGGISSNKELDPSYRIYEIINKSLIGDDHVPFYERGVPILHLIPYPFPKTWHTISDDFEHLDQDEIYKWAIMLCEFALKVVQ; from the coding sequence ATGGGCATTATGAATATCCAGTTGTACCTATATTTTGCTCTGCTTGTTGTATTTCAAAGGGCTACGTGCTACGATGACAGAGATCTACGATTATCATATTACAATGCTACTCTGTCAAATCAGTTGTCATTGACCAATGCATCAAATCCATACAACTTGTTATTGCCTTTCAACACGACCAGAGTGGTAGGAAGTGAAGAATCAAGGTCAATACAGAACTTTATTATCGAGCATTTTGGTAATTTGACGAACAATTGGGAATTAGAAAGGGATTCTTTCACTGAAAATGGGTAtaattttaccaatttGATATTCACCCTAAATGAAAATCATAATGATAGGTATGTCGTGTACGCAGCACACTATGATACAATAATGAAACTTACTGGTTTTACTGGTGCTGCAGATAGTGCAGCATCTTGTGCAATACTATTGTATTTAGctcaatttattgattttatttatgaagaagatttgaCTAATTTGGAGCATCAGTTGTTTGACAAAGGCTACggaatcaaaattatattctttGATGGTGAGGAAGCATTCGAAGAATGGACCGATGATGATTCGATCTATGGAGCCAGGCATTTAGCTTCCAAATGGGAAAGTGATTCGATCTCACAAATTGAATTGCTCGTACTATTAGATCTTATTGGAAGTgaacaaaatttgacaaTGAAAAGTTATTTCAAAGAGACTCATAGGGAGTATGAACTACTAAGCAAgattgaagatgaataCCTGGATGAAAAGGTTTACAGATCATTGACATCTTATCGGAACGGTGGGATTTCATCAAACAAAGAACTAGATCCTAGCTACAGAATCTATGAGATAATTAACAAATCACTTATTGGTGATGACCATGTCCCATTCTACGAGCGAGGTGTCCCTATATTGCATTTGATACCGTATCCGTTCCCAAAGACGTGGCACACAATTAgtgatgattttgaacaTCTCGACCAAGATGAAATCTATAAATGGGCTATTATGCTATGCGAATTCGCATTAAAGGTAGTTCAGTAG
- the PES4 gene encoding Pes4p (similar to Saccharomyces cerevisiae PES4 (YFR023W) and MIP6 (YHR015W); ancestral locus Anc_1.357): protein MTDILGDENCSMYDYLPKLDTNLKVDSKIVVGAAKVASIKSSTASTKTFSSSTSTSTSGHSNIVGLNKHVEISTHRTLPRTLFKSNTLEALFIGNLDKDVTEKQLETIFSVYPSFISAKVCYNSSTNLSLGHGYLNFGSKEDAEKACEEMNYSKVLNNEIRIMPSMRDPDYRKKVGTNVYFRNLPTENNMLTTRYFYDSFRKYGKILSCKIERSKKIGFIYFACEVTANEVIKKFNNSSFLGNNIYCGLHFDKEERNNRLKLLKNEVEESDTYQKPEAFDELSEKKFLVKNLPFNVAKFQVEQFLDKIGVLASLHLLNKESKGETLAYVTFKNLHVLDSNSRQLKGIEFKGKILEFVPINLNKIKKSNILYLSNLCVICDSKFLKQICMQEGVKFDTIEITTYDPTSMTYSGFIKCKKYKDTEKLFKYLDGKLIGGCITKVTSQMPINFVEKSSNIAAFNECGVVWQPPGAYSTHTEQNVTMKYTKNEHLASHVESYSTEKQKYINASRNSIMNTLKKHISQAVESPNFPIAIRDNNLSCIVNYIVQVYWNGNLNALSHFLSLIKSDLRCSFQLRNQISEAIVSLGFKN from the coding sequence ATGACAGACATACTAGGTGATGAAAATTGTAGTATGTATGACTATTTACCGAAATTGGATACAAATTTGAAGGTAGATTCCAAAATAGTTGTCGGAGCGGCTAAAGTTGCCTCTATTAAATCTAGTACAGCTTCAACAAaaacattttcatcttcaaccTCCACCTCAACATCTGGTCATTCAAACATTGTTGGGCTAAATAAACATGTAGAGATTTCTACTCATAGAACTCTGCCAAGAACTCTCTTTAAAAGCAATACGCTAGAAGCTCTGTTTATTGGTAATCTTGATAAGGATGTTACGGAAAAGCAGTTAGAAACCATATTTTCTGTATATCCCTCCTTTATCTCGGCAAAGGTATGTTATAACTCATCCACCAACCTATCTTTAGGTCATGGTTACCTAAATTTTGGGAGCAAAGAGGATGCTGAGAAGGCATGCGAGGAAATGAACTATTCCAAAGTTcttaataatgaaatccGAATAATGCCATCGATGAGGGATCCAGATTATAGGAAAAAAGTTGGAACAAACGTTTACTTCCGTAACTTACCTACAGAGAATAATATGTTAACGACCAGATATTTTTATGATTCCTTTAGAAAGTATGGTAAGATATTATCGTGTAAAATAGAAagaagtaaaaaaattggttttatttattttgcttGTGAGGTGACTGCAAATGAAGTAATAAAGAAgttcaataattcttccttcttaggaaataatatttactGTGGTCTGcattttgataaagagGAACGAAATAATAGGTTAAAGTTATTAAAGAATGAAGTAGAGGAAAGTGATACTTATCAAAAACCTGAAGCTTTTGATGAACTGtcagaaaagaaattccTTGTTAAAAATTTGCCATTCAATGTGGCAAAATTCCAAGTGGagcaatttcttgataaaattgGAGTTTTAGCTTCTTTGcatcttttgaataaagaaaGCAAAGGAGAAACACTCGCTTATGTTACTTTCAAGAATTTGCATGTGCTAGATAGTAACTCTAGACAATTGAAAGGCATTGAGTTCAAAGGCAAGATATTGGAATTTGTGCCCATAAATctgaacaaaataaaaaaatcaaatatattataCCTCTCAAACCTTTGTGTTATATGTGATAGCAAATTTCTAAAACAGATATGTATGCAAGAGGGCGTAAAATTTGATACAATAGAGATTACCACTTACGATCCCACTTCCATGACATATTCAGGTTTTATCAAAtgcaaaaaatataaagatactgaaaaattatttaaatacCTTGATGGGAAGTTGATTGGCGGTTGCATAACAAAAGTCACTAGTCAGATGCCAATAAATTTCGTGGAAAAGTCTTCCAATATAGCCGCCTTTAATGAGTGTGGGGTAGTTTGGCAACCTCCAGGAGCCTATTCCACACATACTGAACAAAATGTCACAATGAAATACACCAAGAATGAACATCTCGCATCTCATGTTGAATCTTATAGTActgaaaaacaaaaatatataaatgcGAGTAGGAACTCAATTATGAATACGCTGAAGAAGCACATCTCACAAGCAGTTGAATCTCCAAATTTTCCTATCGCTATAAGAGATAACAACCTATCTTGTATCGTCAATTACATAGTTCAGGTTTATTGGAATGGGAACTTGAATGCTTTATCTCACTTTTTGAGTTTAATAAAATCCGACCTTCGTTGTAGTTTCCAGTTACGTAATCAAATCTCCGAAGCAATTGTGTCCTTAGGTTTCAAAAACTAA
- the FAB1 gene encoding 1-phosphatidylinositol-3-phosphate 5-kinase (similar to Saccharomyces cerevisiae FAB1 (YFR019W); ancestral locus Anc_1.360) → MSVDNEDLQNIIHDKNDESKSLAETITNNNRSMSDKPDFLSKPVLMTKTTTEVDKNPVHSDISIPINIKPDSDADNKNDIANSIDIQDNISSPLLETTEPSQDLRLLHSELAVSSPILESASVTPVAIQKNASSSMLERNNDNTRQLSRHNTKSLKFSVANDSLLKRTSTYASRSTVRAIPINNNNSSHNILDYEDVNSSHSRSSSMTASFSRNFLFGFYNDNKKYKQRDKKNIISKEYWMKDETARECFNCGKTFNTFRRKHHCRICGQIFCNSCTSLISGDRFGYESKMRVCYNCYEHVCNYEDSSDEEEEEEEEGGGEVEDAKSCSTIANDKRSSGTDDLGRKIRDTEGTTSAIWQNTPTNHESIPSEDSDSQSRPKNEVLFFKNDDVQSIMTSGEDSKLFVSTPPPPPKMAIPATKQGESLEISFSSNSTLKKDLNPSHTNGKTRDSYTLKDFDIYSPYSEHTGSPQSHKHSHYSDPYQQSIKHHHHSKNQNHKTSVNSLRKSIFHYVSNGKSQIPHDKNNFLSLSPNSQANNILSNLNNKNFQFQFNFGKNKDITSYTAPGSESLDDSLEDGTFEDEGTMSLYSSLHDPLKTDNPIRSTRNSTKSFQRAQASLHRIQSRRRSKSKSTLGTSSTIYRGINALTHSSPNLLSVVSDDTSSGSNTPDLGASTNSNTNALVNSKSVSSTMKPNLGKLNQWRRLTSISGTKSYKEDRNELNEVAMLHMNELLRQVLDDQAVEEAEEWMALFNNQLLKKVQHITLNARDSNTLDYRQKYVKIKRICGGTVQQSEFIDGIVFSKGVPGKDVPRRVENPRILLVMFPLEYQKNENHFLSIESVRAQEREYIDKLISRVTSINPDIIYVGANVSGYALQLLNKAGIVVQFNLKPQVIERIARLTEADIAITVDKLASNVKMGECELFEVKTFIYGNISKTYTFLRGCNSTLGCTILLRGGSPETLKKIKHLAEFMVYVVFSLKLESSFFNDNFIKLSPEFYMESKERKENQEFSGYFSDFLQKFNKRILTTSATVEFPIPFLLKKARELEGVIWHKKQQNEISNNSDIALDTPEIQQLGIDSTLTFRDIKYIAKFVRQKELEDLELQFNRRGRQWELYYSSSHNMLGTGSHQSITVLYSMVSTQTATPCIGPQLVTIDYFWDSDISIGQFIENIINTARYPCQQGCGGLLHDHYRSYVHGSGKVDVLIEKLQTKLPKLKNIILTWSYCKKCGTSTPILQISERTWNYSFGKYLEVMFWSKEGGVSNIGNCIHDFTKDHVKYFGYNELVVRMEYSHLDVYDLITPLPKIKWKPDLDIKMKVELYYQILDKINSFYDSVTSRLNRMKLDGMADDRLVAGQLKVEELKQKVSEERKLLLDDLDARYYGYGGDKHLQLNNLIRNLYNFAINWDNEFNQFGKNFLLSENDISRITTNQLRKFFKDPSKDENLEEKYISGDDKTTTRIKTEASCSGDASKSVPLSDIESSRASKEQPKGGMKNSVIPNRNEETSIKPPKDNLPNNIISNIRPEATKAISSHSLDRVSLQKDLDRFSMKSSASSPSIKERNRKNKVSELALFFDQIHFDALSKEFELERELERLQLNKNKYQAFKSQTATPIVEIYKNVKDAVDEPLHEVQENGESKGESTIDITSPTGEQSTNLSLNRNLENELENSITQWGKDYFQRTREHSSDEKDSTITSAKQEGIPSEPLPPVITVENVNKESSEPPEKSLLMKTLANFWADRSPYLWKPLAYPTTSTEHVFSGNEVIIRDDEPSSLIAFCLNSSDYKSRMFKIEAKTQVQPDITENGQQSPLLEQHSLENAVQPLEQSNNELLKDNANILSSKESLSHAHESSKNDPEMLENIMTKKTALHLRYQFEDRLTVMSCKVFFSEHFEAFRRICGCDESFIQSLSRCVKWDSSGGKSGSGFLKTLDDRFVIKELSHSELDAFIKFAPSYFEYMAQAMFHDLPTALAKVFGFYQIQVRGPITGSKSYKMDVIIMENLFYNRKTTRIFDLKGSMRNRHVEQTGKANEVLLDENMVEYIYESPIHVKEYDKKLLRASLWNDTLFLAKMNVMDYSLVIGIDNEDYKLTVGIIDFIRTFTWDKKLESWVKEKGLVGGGRNIVKQPTVVTPRQYKNRFREAMERYILMVPDPWYQESN, encoded by the coding sequence ATGAGTGTAGATAATGAggatttacaaaatataatacaCGATAAGAATGATGAATCGAAATCCCTAGCGGAGACGATAACAAACAACAACAGATCTATGTCTGACAAACCTGACTTTCTGTCGAAACCTGTGTTGATGACGAAAACTACAACTGAGGTTGATAAAAATCCAGTCCATAGTGACATTTCTATACCGATAAATATCAAACCTGATAGTGATGCTGATAACAAGAATGATATAGCCAATAGCATTGACATTCAAGATAATATATCTTCACCGCTACTTGAAACTACAGAACCATCCCAGGATCTTCGACTTTTGCATTCGGAACTAGCCGTAAGTTCTCCAATTCTCGAATCTGCCTCTGTGACACCAGTAgcaatacaaaaaaatgcaaGTAGCTCCATGCTGGAAAggaataatgataatacaCGACAACTCTCGAGACACAATACAAAATCCTTGAAGTTTTCAGTGGCAAATGATTcacttttgaaaaggacTAGTACATATGCATCTAGATCGACTGTTAGAGCAATTCCAataaataacaataattcAAGTCACAATATTTTAGACTATGAAGATGTCAATTCGTCTCATAGTAGATCATCATCAATGACAGCATCCTTTTCAAGAAACTTTTTATTTGGATTTTATAACGATAACAAAAAGTATAAACAAagagataaaaaaaatatcatttctAAGGAATACTGGATGAAAGATGAAACTGCAAGAGAATGCTTCAACTGCGGTAAAACATTTAATACGTTTAGAAGAAAACATCATTGCAGAATATGTGGACAAATTTTCTGTAATTCGTGTACGTCACTCATTTCCGGAGATAGATTTGGCTATGAAAGCAAAATGAGAGTATGTTATAACTGTTATGAGCATGTTTGTAACTATGAAGATTCTAgtgatgaggaagaagaagaagaagaagaaggcgGTGGAGAAGTTGAGGATGCAAAATCGTGTTCCACTATTGCTAATGACAAAAGGTCTAGTGGCACTGATGACTTGGGGCGCAAAATAAGAGATACTGAGGGTACCACTAGTGCTATATGGCAAAATACTCCTACGAATCACGAAAGCATACCTTCAGAAGATTCAGACTCTCAGTCCAGGCCAAAAAATGAAgtccttttcttcaagaatGATGATGTGCAAAGCATCATGACCTCCGGCGAGGATTCCAAATTATTCGTATCAACACCACCACCTCCTCCAAAAATGGCAATACCCGCTACTAAACAGGGTGAATcacttgaaatttcattcagCTCCAATAGTACACTCAAAAAAGACCTGAACCCAAGTCATACTAACGGAAAAACTCGAGATAGTTACACATTAAAAGATTTCGACATATATTCTCCTTATAGTGAACACACAGGGTCACCGCAAAGTCACAAACACTCTCATTATAGTGACCCATATCAACAATCTATCaaacatcatcatcatagTAAGAATCAGAATCACAAGACAAGCGTAAACTCATTAAGAAAGtcaatatttcattatGTTTCTAATGGGAAGTCACAAATTCCGCACgacaaaaataatttccTTTCATTATCACCAAATAGCCAGGCAAATAATATCCTGAGCAATTtaaataacaaaaatttccaatttcAGTTtaattttggtaaaaacAAAGATATTACTAGTTATACTGCCCCAGGTTCCGAATCTTTAGATGATTCATTAGAGGATGGCACATTTGAAGACGAAGGTACCATGTCACTTTACTCGTCCTTACATGACCCTTTGAAGACCGATAATCCTATCAGATCTACAAGAAATTCAACGAAGTCTTTCCAAAGAGCTCAAGCATCTTTGCATAGAATCCAGAGTCGACGTCGCAGTAAAAGCAAATCCACTTTAGGGACATCTAGCACGATATATAGGGGTATTAATGCTCTTACTCACAGTTCACCAAATTTACTTTCGGTAGTGAGTGATGATACTTCATCTGGGTCAAATACTCCAGACTTAGGCGCCTCAACAAACTCTAATACCAATGCACTTGTAAATTCTAAAAGTGTTTCTTCGACAATGAAACCAAATCTAGGTAAATTGAATCAATGGAGAAGATTAACGAGTATATCTGGAACAAAGTCATATAAAGAGGATAGAAATGAGTTGAATGAAGTAGCAATGCTACACATGAATGAACTACTTCGCCAAGTTCTGGATGATCAAGCTGTTGAAGAAGCAGAAGAATGGATGGCCCTATTCAACAACCAGTTGCTGAAAAAAGTTCAGCACATTACTTTAAACGCGAGAGATTCTAACACACTAGATTATAGACAAAAATATGTAAAAATTAAGAGGATATGTGGTGGTACTGTGCAGCAGTCCgaatttattgatggaATAGTATTTTCCAAAGGTGTTCCTGGAAAAGATGTACCAAGACGTGTAGAAAATCCAAGAATATTACTAGTTATGTTTCCATTggaatatcaaaaaaacGAGAATCACTTCTTGAGTATCGAATCTGTTCGCGCTCAAGAACGTGAATATATAGATAAATTGATATCCAGAGTTACGTCCATAAACCCCGATATTATATATGTGGGCGCAAACGTAAGTGGATACGCTCTACAGCTATTAAACAAAGCAGGCATTGTCGTTCAATTTAACCTCAAACCCCAGgtaattgaaagaattgcaAGATTAACGGAAGCTGATATTGCAATAACCGTCGATAAATTAGCATCAAACGTGAAAATGGGTGAGTGTGAACTTTTCGAAGTCAAAACATTCATCTATGGAAATATTAGTAAAACATACACTTTTTTGCGTGGCTGCAATTCGACCCTAGGATGCACTATTTTATTAAGAGGAGGATCTCCTGAAACtttaaaaaagataaaacaTCTTGCAGAATTTATGGTGTATGTCGTTTTTTCCCTGAAATTAGAAAgctctttcttcaatgataACTTTATTAAACTTTCTCCTGAATTTTACATGGAGTCAAAGGAAAGAAAGgaaaatcaagaattttCAGGCtatttttcagattttctACAGAAATTTAACAAAAGGATTTTGACGACTTCTGCTACAGTAGAATTTCCAATTCCATtcttattgaagaaagcaCGAGAACTAGAGGGCGTTATCTGGCACAAAAAGcaacaaaatgaaatcTCGAATAATTCGGATATCGCGTTGGATACACCAGAAATCCAACAACTGGGGATAGATTCAACATTAACCTTCAGagatattaaatatatagCTAAATTCGTTCGGCAGAAGGAGCTAGAAGATTTAGAACTCCAATTTAACAGGAGAGGCAGACAATGGGAGTTGTATTATTCGTCATCGCATAACATGTTGGGTACAGGATCACATCAATCGATCACTGTTCTCTACTCCATGGTGTCAACACAGACTGCTACGCCCTGTATTGGACCCCAATTAGTAACTATTGACTACTTTTGGGATAGTGACATCTCCATTGGGCAGTTTATTGAGAATATCATAAATACAGCAAGATACCCATGCCAGCAAGGGTGTGGTGGGCTTTTACATGACCACTATAGAAGTTACGTCCATGGTTCAGGAAAAGTGGATGTactaattgaaaaattgcaGACAAAACTACCAAAACTAAAGAATATCATCCTCACTTGGAGTTACTGTAAAAAATGTGGTACATCTACTCCAATTCTGCAAATAAGTGAAAGAACGTGGAACTATTCCTTTGGTAAATATCTAGAAGTCATGTTCTGGAGTAAAGAAGGTGGCGTTTCCAATATTGGAAACTGTATCCATGACTTTACAAAAGACcatgtgaaatattttggcTACAATGAATTAGTAGTGAGGATGGAATATTCTCACCTCGATGTATATGATCTGATTACCCCATTGCCtaaaataaaatggaaACCTGATCttgatataaaaatgaaagtgGAACTATATTATCAGATTTTGGATAAAATTAACAGTTTTTATGATAGTGTCACGTCAAGATTAAACCGAATGAAACTTGATGGTATGGCAGATGATAGACTTGTCGCTGGCCAATTGAAGGTGGAAGAGTTGAAACAAAAAGTGAGcgaagaaagaaaattgctACTCGACGATCTAGATGCCAGATACTATGGCTACGGCGGAGATAAGCATTTACAGttaaacaatttgataagAAACTTATACAACTTTGCAATCAATTGGGATAATGAGTTTAACCAATTTgggaaaaattttttgttatcAGAAAATGACATATCAAGAATTACTACGAACCAACTTCGAAAGTTCTTCAAAGATCCATCGAAGGATGAAAATCTGGAAGAGAAGTACATTTCAGGAGATGACAAAACTACCACAAGGATTAAGACTGAAGCAAGTTGTAGTGGGGATGCATCTAAAAGCGTGCCTTTATCTGATATTGAATCAAGTCGAGCCTCAAAAGAGCAACCTAAAGGGggaatgaaaaattcagtaATTCCTAATAGAAATGAGGAAACGAGTATTAAACCACCTAAAGATAATTTACCCAACAACattatatcaaatattagaCCTGAAGCTACAAAAGCTATTTCAAGCCATAGTCTCGATAGAGTTTCGCTCCAAAAGGATCTCGATAGATTTAGCATGAAAAGTTCTGCCAGTTCACCCTCGATAAAAGAGCGTAATAGAAAAAACAAAGTTTCTGAACTggcattattttttgatcaaattcACTTTGACGCCCTCTCTAAAGAATTTGAGTTAGAAAGAGAATTAGAGCGTTTACAactgaataaaaataaataccAAGCATTCAAATCCCAGACAGCTACTCCTATTGTAGAAATATACAAAAATGTCAAAGATGCCGTAGATGAACCGCTACATGAAGTACAGGAGAACGGAGAAAGTAAAGGGGAAAGTACCATCGACATAACCTCTCCCACAGGAGAGCAATCCACAAACTTAAGTCTAAATAGAAATCTAGAGAACGAACTCGAGAATTCTATAACACAATGGGGTAAAGATTATTTCCAAAGAACGAGAGAGCACTCATCGGATGAGAAAGACTCCACCATCACGTCAGCTAAACAAGAGGGTATACCAAGTGAGCCATTGCCTCCTGTAATTACCGTGGAAAACGTGAACAAAGAATCAAGTGAACCTCCTGAAAAGtcattattgatgaaaactTTAGCCAATTTTTGGGCCGACAGATCCCCATACTTGTGGAAACCGCTTGCATATCCCACCACATCAACAGAACATGTTTTTTCTGGCAATGAAGTTATTATTAGGGATGATGAACCTAGTTCGTTGATAGCGTTTTGTTTAAATTCTTCAGATTACAAAAGTAGAATGTTTAAGATTGAGGCGAAAACGCAGGTACAGCCAGATATTACCGAAAATGGGCAACAGTCGCCTCTATTAGAACAACATTCTCTCGAAAACGCAGTTCAGCCGTTAGAACAGTCCAATAATGAATTGCTAAAGGATAATGCAAATATTTTATCCTCGAAGGAGAGCCTATCACATGCTCATGAATCCAGTAAAAATGATCCGGAGATGCTTGAGAATATTATGACCAAGAAAACGGCATTACATTTAAGAtatcaatttgaagataGGCTGACGGTCATGTCCTGTAAAGTGTTTTTTTCGGAGCACTTTGAAGCTTTCAGAAGAATATGTGGATGCGATGAGAGCTTCATTCAAAGTTTATCGAGATGTGTTAAATGGGATTCCAGCGGGGGAAAGAGTGGAAGTGGATTTTTGAAGACATTAGATGATAGATTTGTAATTAAGGAGCTTTCACATTCGGAACTTGACgctttcatcaaatttgcCCCAAGCTATTTTGAGTATATGGCCCAAGCAATGTTTCATGACTTACCTACCGCACTTGCAAAGGTATTTggattttatcaaattcaagtGAGAGGCCCTATTACAGGCTCTAAAAGCTACAAGATGGATGTTATCATTATGGAAAATCTTTTTTATAACAGAAAAACAAccagaatatttgatttgaaaggTTCTATGCGCAATAGACATGTTGAGCAAACTGGTAAAGCTAATGAAGTGTTGCTTGATGAAAACATGgttgaatatatttatgAGTCTCCCATACACGTCAAAGAATACGATAAGAAGCTTCTTAGGGCCTCTTTATGGAATGATACACTTTTCCTAGCTAAAATGAATGTTATGGATTATTCTTTAGTTATTGGTATTGACAATGAAGATTATAAGCTTACTGTGggaattattgattttattagaaCTTTTACTTGGgataaaaaattggaaagcTGGGTGAAAGAGAAAGGTCTTGTTGGAGGAGGAAGAAATATTGTTAAACAGCCAACAGTTGTAACACCAAGGCAATACAAAAATAGATTCAGAGAGGCAATGgaaagatatattttgatggTTCCTGATCCTTGGTACCAGGAAAGTAACTGA